In Miscanthus floridulus cultivar M001 chromosome 5, ASM1932011v1, whole genome shotgun sequence, one genomic interval encodes:
- the LOC136450471 gene encoding uncharacterized protein isoform X2, which yields MASETEGIAALFSMYNDDEEEEDADEPTPPSPAPPAAVPSSSPPSPQARAEDPNPSLAPPSPPRPEESVGLKTLASPHPSPARGLLPPLPSRRSSSPFAVSSPSPLRGPSSAPPADLPRPPRRGALAIVDYAHDETAMSPEQEVELDGEIMSHTQRFGPDAQAADGDLEERTLSGTVHIVTPNTPAEMSHHPDAPEQNQVGTDMEVDVTRAETGDAQVEETTGISTNGENDDPLSHFLPPPVTTKCSAALQQKINRFLAYKRAGKSFNAEVRNRKDYRNPDFLQHAVRYQEIDQIGTCFGKYVFDPYGYDKGDYYDEIEAEMKRELERKEQEKKRSPKVEFITGGVQPPISASILKIPALAGVSTLPVPTEGLQKETRPNKKSKWDKVDGDVKNHLVPSGHDNLSATASAALLTSVNAGAGYAAFAQQKRKEAEEKRSDYKSDRRS from the exons ATGGCGTCCGAGACCGAGGGCATCGCCGCCCTCTTCTCGATGTACAACGACGACGAGGAAGAGGAGGACGCCGACGAGCCCACCCCCCCTTCCCCAGCGCCGCCCGCCGCCGTcccctcctcctcgccgccgtccCCTCAAGCCAGGGCGGAGGACCCTAACCCTTCCCTGGCGCCTCCGTCGCCTCCCCGTCCCGAGGAGTCGGTCGGTCTCAAAACCCTAGCGAGTCCCCACCCTTCCCCGGCGCGGGGGCTGCTTCCGCCACTTCCCTCGCGGCGCTCTTCGTCGCCCTTTGCAGTGTCGTCCCCCTCCCCGCTACGGGGACCATCCTCCGCGCCGCCGGCCGACCTGCCGCGCCCGCCACGGCGCGGGGCGCTTGCAATCGTGGACTATGCGCACGACGAGACGGCTATGTCTCCCGAGCAGGAGGTAGAACTG GATGGGGAGATAATGAGCCACACACAGAGATTTGGCCCGGATGCTCAGGCTGCAGATG GGGATCTTGAAGAACGAACTCTCTCTGGCACAGTTCATATTGTGACCCCAAATACTCCAGCAGAAATGTCTCATCATCCTGATGCACCCGAGCAGAACCAAGTAGGGACAGACATGGAAGTGGATGTAACTAGAGCAGAAACTGGAGATGCCCAGGTGGAGGAAACTACTGGTATTTCAACCAATGGTGAAAATGATGATCCATTGAGTCATTTCCTTCCTCCACCTGTGACTACAAAATGCTCTGCAGCATTACAG CAAAAAATAAACAGGTTCCTTGCATACAAAAGGGCTGGAAAGAGCTTTAATGCTGAAGTGCGCAACAGGAAGGACTACAGAAATCCTGACTTTTTGCAGCATGCTGTGCGGTACCAAGAAATTGATCAGATAGGGACCTGTTTTGGTAAATATGTTTTTGACCCTTATGGGTATGACAAGGGCGACTACTATGATGAGATAG AAGCTGAAATGAAGCGTGAACTTGAGAGGAAGGAACAGGAGAAGAAAAGGAGCCCAAAAGTTGAATTTATTACTGGAGGAGTACAACCTCCAATTAGTGCATCAATACTGAAGATCCCAG CTTTGGCCGGTGTCAGTACACTACCGGTACCTACCGAAGGTTTGCAGAAAGAGACTAGACCAAACAAGAAGTCAAAATGGGATAAG GTTGATGGTGATGTTAAGAACCATTTGGTTCCTAGTGGACACGACAACTTATCAGCAACTGCTTCTGCGGCACTTTTGACTTCAGTCAATGCTGGTGCTGGATATGCTGCTTTTGC GCAACAAAAGAGAAAAGAGGCTGAAGAGAAGAGAAGTGATTATAAGTCAGACAGAAGATCGTAG
- the LOC136450470 gene encoding nucleobase-ascorbate transporter 2-like yields MAEVKPEEISHPPMEQLQGFEYCIDSNPPWGEAIILGFQHYILALGTAVMIPAVLVPMMGGDDGDRVRVVQTLLFVTGINTLLQSLFGTRLPTVIGGSYAFVIPIMAIIQDPSLSGIPDGHQRFLETMKAIQGALIVSSSIQIILGYSQLWGIFSRFFSPVGMTPVVALLGFGLFERGFPVVGRCVEIGLPMLILFVVFSQYLKNIQIKEIPILERFSLFICIALVWAYAQILTSGGAYKNSSEVTQNNCRTDRANLISSAPWIKIPYPLQWGAPTFNAGQSFGMVSAVLVSLVESTASYKAAARLASATPPPAHILSRGIGWQGIGILLDGLFGTGTGSTVSVENVGLLGSTRIGSRRVIQISAGFMIFFSMLGKFGALFASIPFTIFAAVYCVLFGLVAAVGLSFLQFTNMNSMRNLFIVGVSIFLGLSVPEYFFRYTMAAHRGPAHTKAGWFNDYINTIFSSPPTVGLMVAVFLDNTLEMKDAGKDRGLPWWLRFRAFKGDSRNEEFYSLPFNLNRFFPPA; encoded by the exons ATGGCGGAGGTGAAGCCGGAGGAGATAAGCCATCCGCCCATGGAGCAGCTCCAGGGGTTCGAGTACTGCATAGACTCCAACCCTCCCTGGG GCGAGGCGATCATACTGGGCTTCCAACACTACATACTGGCGCTGGGCACGGCGGTGATGATCCCGGCGGTGTTGGTTCCCATGATGGGCGGCGACGAT GGAGACAGGGTCAGGGTGGTGCAGACGCTGCTCTTCGTGACGGGGATAAACACGCTGCTGCAGTCCCTCTTCGGGACCCGGCTGCCGACGGTCATCGGCGGCTCCTACGCGTTCGTGATCCCGATAATGGCCATCATCCAGGACCCGTCGCTTTCGGGGATACCCGATGGTCACCAG AGGTTCCTCGAGACCATGAAGGCGATACAGGGGGCACTGATAGTGTCCTCCAGTATTCAGATCATCCTGGGCTACAGCCAGCTGTGGGGTATTTTCTCCAG ATTCTTCAGTCCAGTGGGGATGACCCCAGTGGTTGCGCTGCTCGGATTTGGCCTTTTCGAAAGAGGTTTCCCTGTG GTTGGGAGATGCGTTGAGATTGGCTTGCCAATGCTGATTCTCTTTGTTGTATTCTCTCAG TATCTGAAGAATATACAAATAAAAGAAATTCCCATACTGGAAAGGTTCTCCCTTTTCATCTGTATCGCATTGGTATGGGCATATGCTCAAATCCTCACCTCAGGTGGAGCCTATAAAAATAGCTCTGAGGTCACTCAGAACAACTGCCGCACTGACAGAGCCAATCTGATCTCTTCTGCCCCATG GATTAAGATTCCTTACCCGCTGCAATGGGGTGCACCAACCTTCAATGCTGGCCAGTCATTTGGTATGGTGTCTGCTGTTTTGGTCTCGCTAGTAGAG TCCACAGCCTCCTACAAAGCTGCTGCTCGGCTTGCAAGTGCGACTCCACCTCCGGCTCATATCCTGAGTAGAGGCATTGGGTGGCAG GGAATCGGCATCCTCCTTGATGGGCTATTTGGAACGGGGACTGGCTCCACTGTCTCAGT GGAGAACGTTGGGCTGCTTGGGTCGACAAGGATTGGGAGCCGGCGGGTTATACAGATCTCAGCTGGATTCATGATCTTTTTCTCCATGCTGG GGAAATTTGGAGCTTTGTTCGCTTCTATCCCATTCACCATCTTTGCAGCCGTGTACTGCGTCCTGTTTGGACTAGTTG CTGCAGTGGGGCTGTCCTTCTTACAGTTCACTAACATGAACTCCATGCGCAACCTCTTTATCGTCGGCGTCTCCATCTTCCTGGGCCTGTCCGTGCCGGAATACTTTTTCCGGTACACCATGGCTGCTCACCGTGGTCCTGCGCACACGAAAGCTGGATGG TTCAACGATTACATCAACACCATCTTCTCGTCGCCGCCGACGGTGGGGCTGATGGTGGCCGTGTTCCTGGACAACACGCTGGAGATGAAGGACGCGGGCAAGGACCGGGGGTTGCCGTGGTGGCTGCGGTTCCGGGCGTTCAAGGGCGACAGCAGGAACGAGGAGTTCTACAGCCTGCCATTCAACCTCAACCGCTTCTTCCCTCCGGCCTAA
- the LOC136450471 gene encoding uncharacterized protein isoform X3 — protein sequence MASETEGIAALFSMYNDDEEEEDADEPTPPSPAPPAAVPSSSPPSPQARAEDPNPSLAPPSPPRPEESVGLKTLASPHPSPARGLLPPLPSRRSSSPFAVSSPSPLRGPSSAPPADLPRPPRRGALAIVDYAHDETAMSPEQEDGEIMSHTQRFGPDAQAADGDLEERTLSGTVHIVTPNTPAEMSHHPDAPEQNQVGTDMEVDVTRAETGDAQVEETTGISTNGENDDPLSHFLPPPVTTKCSAALQQKINRFLAYKRAGKSFNAEVRNRKDYRNPDFLQHAVRYQEIDQIGTCFGKYVFDPYGYDKGDYYDEIEAEMKRELERKEQEKKRSPKVEFITGGVQPPISASILKIPALAGVSTLPVPTEGLQKETRPNKKSKWDKVDGDVKNHLVPSGHDNLSATASAALLTSVNAGAGYAAFAQQKRKEAEEKRSDYKSDRRS from the exons ATGGCGTCCGAGACCGAGGGCATCGCCGCCCTCTTCTCGATGTACAACGACGACGAGGAAGAGGAGGACGCCGACGAGCCCACCCCCCCTTCCCCAGCGCCGCCCGCCGCCGTcccctcctcctcgccgccgtccCCTCAAGCCAGGGCGGAGGACCCTAACCCTTCCCTGGCGCCTCCGTCGCCTCCCCGTCCCGAGGAGTCGGTCGGTCTCAAAACCCTAGCGAGTCCCCACCCTTCCCCGGCGCGGGGGCTGCTTCCGCCACTTCCCTCGCGGCGCTCTTCGTCGCCCTTTGCAGTGTCGTCCCCCTCCCCGCTACGGGGACCATCCTCCGCGCCGCCGGCCGACCTGCCGCGCCCGCCACGGCGCGGGGCGCTTGCAATCGTGGACTATGCGCACGACGAGACGGCTATGTCTCCCGAGCAGGAG GATGGGGAGATAATGAGCCACACACAGAGATTTGGCCCGGATGCTCAGGCTGCAGATG GGGATCTTGAAGAACGAACTCTCTCTGGCACAGTTCATATTGTGACCCCAAATACTCCAGCAGAAATGTCTCATCATCCTGATGCACCCGAGCAGAACCAAGTAGGGACAGACATGGAAGTGGATGTAACTAGAGCAGAAACTGGAGATGCCCAGGTGGAGGAAACTACTGGTATTTCAACCAATGGTGAAAATGATGATCCATTGAGTCATTTCCTTCCTCCACCTGTGACTACAAAATGCTCTGCAGCATTACAG CAAAAAATAAACAGGTTCCTTGCATACAAAAGGGCTGGAAAGAGCTTTAATGCTGAAGTGCGCAACAGGAAGGACTACAGAAATCCTGACTTTTTGCAGCATGCTGTGCGGTACCAAGAAATTGATCAGATAGGGACCTGTTTTGGTAAATATGTTTTTGACCCTTATGGGTATGACAAGGGCGACTACTATGATGAGATAG AAGCTGAAATGAAGCGTGAACTTGAGAGGAAGGAACAGGAGAAGAAAAGGAGCCCAAAAGTTGAATTTATTACTGGAGGAGTACAACCTCCAATTAGTGCATCAATACTGAAGATCCCAG CTTTGGCCGGTGTCAGTACACTACCGGTACCTACCGAAGGTTTGCAGAAAGAGACTAGACCAAACAAGAAGTCAAAATGGGATAAG GTTGATGGTGATGTTAAGAACCATTTGGTTCCTAGTGGACACGACAACTTATCAGCAACTGCTTCTGCGGCACTTTTGACTTCAGTCAATGCTGGTGCTGGATATGCTGCTTTTGC GCAACAAAAGAGAAAAGAGGCTGAAGAGAAGAGAAGTGATTATAAGTCAGACAGAAGATCGTAG
- the LOC136450471 gene encoding uncharacterized protein isoform X4, whose amino-acid sequence MSHTQRFGPDAQAADGDLEERTLSGTVHIVTPNTPAEMSHHPDAPEQNQVGTDMEVDVTRAETGDAQVEETTGISTNGENDDPLSHFLPPPVTTKCSAALQQKINRFLAYKRAGKSFNAEVRNRKDYRNPDFLQHAVRYQEIDQIGTCFGKYVFDPYGYDKGDYYDEIEAEMKRELERKEQEKKRSPKVEFITGGVQPPISASILKIPALAGVSTLPVPTEGLQKETRPNKKSKWDKVDGDVKNHLVPSGHDNLSATASAALLTSVNAGAGYAAFAQQKRKEAEEKRSDYKSDRRS is encoded by the exons ATGAGCCACACACAGAGATTTGGCCCGGATGCTCAGGCTGCAGATG GGGATCTTGAAGAACGAACTCTCTCTGGCACAGTTCATATTGTGACCCCAAATACTCCAGCAGAAATGTCTCATCATCCTGATGCACCCGAGCAGAACCAAGTAGGGACAGACATGGAAGTGGATGTAACTAGAGCAGAAACTGGAGATGCCCAGGTGGAGGAAACTACTGGTATTTCAACCAATGGTGAAAATGATGATCCATTGAGTCATTTCCTTCCTCCACCTGTGACTACAAAATGCTCTGCAGCATTACAG CAAAAAATAAACAGGTTCCTTGCATACAAAAGGGCTGGAAAGAGCTTTAATGCTGAAGTGCGCAACAGGAAGGACTACAGAAATCCTGACTTTTTGCAGCATGCTGTGCGGTACCAAGAAATTGATCAGATAGGGACCTGTTTTGGTAAATATGTTTTTGACCCTTATGGGTATGACAAGGGCGACTACTATGATGAGATAG AAGCTGAAATGAAGCGTGAACTTGAGAGGAAGGAACAGGAGAAGAAAAGGAGCCCAAAAGTTGAATTTATTACTGGAGGAGTACAACCTCCAATTAGTGCATCAATACTGAAGATCCCAG CTTTGGCCGGTGTCAGTACACTACCGGTACCTACCGAAGGTTTGCAGAAAGAGACTAGACCAAACAAGAAGTCAAAATGGGATAAG GTTGATGGTGATGTTAAGAACCATTTGGTTCCTAGTGGACACGACAACTTATCAGCAACTGCTTCTGCGGCACTTTTGACTTCAGTCAATGCTGGTGCTGGATATGCTGCTTTTGC GCAACAAAAGAGAAAAGAGGCTGAAGAGAAGAGAAGTGATTATAAGTCAGACAGAAGATCGTAG
- the LOC136450471 gene encoding uncharacterized protein isoform X1, whose protein sequence is MASETEGIAALFSMYNDDEEEEDADEPTPPSPAPPAAVPSSSPPSPQARAEDPNPSLAPPSPPRPEESVGLKTLASPHPSPARGLLPPLPSRRSSSPFAVSSPSPLRGPSSAPPADLPRPPRRGALAIVDYAHDETAMSPEQEVELVNMDCLQDGEIMSHTQRFGPDAQAADGDLEERTLSGTVHIVTPNTPAEMSHHPDAPEQNQVGTDMEVDVTRAETGDAQVEETTGISTNGENDDPLSHFLPPPVTTKCSAALQQKINRFLAYKRAGKSFNAEVRNRKDYRNPDFLQHAVRYQEIDQIGTCFGKYVFDPYGYDKGDYYDEIEAEMKRELERKEQEKKRSPKVEFITGGVQPPISASILKIPALAGVSTLPVPTEGLQKETRPNKKSKWDKVDGDVKNHLVPSGHDNLSATASAALLTSVNAGAGYAAFAQQKRKEAEEKRSDYKSDRRS, encoded by the exons ATGGCGTCCGAGACCGAGGGCATCGCCGCCCTCTTCTCGATGTACAACGACGACGAGGAAGAGGAGGACGCCGACGAGCCCACCCCCCCTTCCCCAGCGCCGCCCGCCGCCGTcccctcctcctcgccgccgtccCCTCAAGCCAGGGCGGAGGACCCTAACCCTTCCCTGGCGCCTCCGTCGCCTCCCCGTCCCGAGGAGTCGGTCGGTCTCAAAACCCTAGCGAGTCCCCACCCTTCCCCGGCGCGGGGGCTGCTTCCGCCACTTCCCTCGCGGCGCTCTTCGTCGCCCTTTGCAGTGTCGTCCCCCTCCCCGCTACGGGGACCATCCTCCGCGCCGCCGGCCGACCTGCCGCGCCCGCCACGGCGCGGGGCGCTTGCAATCGTGGACTATGCGCACGACGAGACGGCTATGTCTCCCGAGCAGGAGGTAGAACTGGTGAA TATGGATTGCTTGCAGGATGGGGAGATAATGAGCCACACACAGAGATTTGGCCCGGATGCTCAGGCTGCAGATG GGGATCTTGAAGAACGAACTCTCTCTGGCACAGTTCATATTGTGACCCCAAATACTCCAGCAGAAATGTCTCATCATCCTGATGCACCCGAGCAGAACCAAGTAGGGACAGACATGGAAGTGGATGTAACTAGAGCAGAAACTGGAGATGCCCAGGTGGAGGAAACTACTGGTATTTCAACCAATGGTGAAAATGATGATCCATTGAGTCATTTCCTTCCTCCACCTGTGACTACAAAATGCTCTGCAGCATTACAG CAAAAAATAAACAGGTTCCTTGCATACAAAAGGGCTGGAAAGAGCTTTAATGCTGAAGTGCGCAACAGGAAGGACTACAGAAATCCTGACTTTTTGCAGCATGCTGTGCGGTACCAAGAAATTGATCAGATAGGGACCTGTTTTGGTAAATATGTTTTTGACCCTTATGGGTATGACAAGGGCGACTACTATGATGAGATAG AAGCTGAAATGAAGCGTGAACTTGAGAGGAAGGAACAGGAGAAGAAAAGGAGCCCAAAAGTTGAATTTATTACTGGAGGAGTACAACCTCCAATTAGTGCATCAATACTGAAGATCCCAG CTTTGGCCGGTGTCAGTACACTACCGGTACCTACCGAAGGTTTGCAGAAAGAGACTAGACCAAACAAGAAGTCAAAATGGGATAAG GTTGATGGTGATGTTAAGAACCATTTGGTTCCTAGTGGACACGACAACTTATCAGCAACTGCTTCTGCGGCACTTTTGACTTCAGTCAATGCTGGTGCTGGATATGCTGCTTTTGC GCAACAAAAGAGAAAAGAGGCTGAAGAGAAGAGAAGTGATTATAAGTCAGACAGAAGATCGTAG